The following coding sequences lie in one Candidatus Margulisiibacteriota bacterium genomic window:
- the pyrE gene encoding orotate phosphoribosyltransferase has translation MSNKDALLSLFKKISAVKTGDFTLSSGKKSNLYIDCRRVTLHPEGARLIGKIILEKIGNSKIDAIGGLTLGADPITSSVVMLSGIPGFIVRKKEKEHGTKQKIEGHLRPGWKVAVVEDVSTSGASALQAIAAVEAAGATVVKVISVVDREEGATDSLKNYPFDPILKKSDFF, from the coding sequence ATGTCAAACAAAGACGCTTTATTGTCCCTATTCAAAAAGATCTCCGCGGTAAAAACCGGGGACTTCACTCTTTCTTCCGGGAAAAAAAGCAACTTATATATTGATTGCCGGCGGGTCACGCTCCATCCTGAAGGGGCCCGCTTAATCGGCAAGATCATTCTCGAAAAGATCGGTAATTCAAAAATAGACGCGATCGGCGGCCTGACTCTGGGCGCGGACCCGATCACCTCGTCCGTGGTCATGCTCAGCGGGATCCCGGGATTTATTGTCCGAAAAAAAGAAAAGGAACACGGGACAAAACAAAAGATCGAAGGACACCTGCGGCCCGGCTGGAAGGTTGCGGTTGTTGAAGATGTTTCAACCAGCGGGGCCTCTGCGTTGCAGGCGATTGCCGCGGTTGAAGCGGCTGGCGCGACCGTTGTTAAGGTTATTTCGGTTGTCGACAGAGAAGAAGGGGCAACAGACTCCCTAAAAAATTATCCTTTTGATCCCATCCTTAAAAAGTCCGACTTTTTTTGA
- the lpxB gene encoding lipid-A-disaccharide synthase produces MKIMVSAGELSGDLHGSFLVKELLRLDPSLSFFGIGSERLAASGVDIRFDLSRRSSVGIIEALPNLFSLFLSFKKAKALIRKERPDLVILIDSQGFNLPLAGFCKKIGVKTVYYIAPQEWLWGNEKGVKHVLSSVDLVIAIFETEYDRFRSFGNNVVYFGHPLVDIAHSTGPKADLLSKLGLADRSGPIVAICPGSRTHELRALLPVFSRTAGLLMRSIPGVSFILPLPSAKFLFEIEKAFAGLPCKYLINDTYDALAASDLAICASGTINLEAALLSTPNIMAYKLSPLTFFIGKYLLKIDQKIKYFSMVNILLDKPVIPELIMSGLTPADLSLSSLALLDHPQARKEMLASFSLLKESLGSPGVISRIARSILDHFSK; encoded by the coding sequence ATGAAAATAATGGTGTCTGCCGGAGAGCTCTCCGGCGACCTGCATGGCTCGTTCCTTGTTAAAGAACTTCTTCGTCTTGACCCCAGCCTGTCTTTTTTTGGTATCGGATCTGAACGTCTGGCCGCATCGGGTGTAGATATCCGCTTCGACCTTAGCCGGCGCAGCAGCGTCGGAATTATTGAAGCTCTGCCCAATCTTTTTTCTCTCTTTCTCTCTTTTAAAAAAGCTAAAGCACTGATTCGTAAAGAGCGCCCCGATTTGGTTATCCTGATCGATTCCCAGGGTTTTAACCTCCCCCTGGCCGGATTCTGTAAAAAGATCGGGGTGAAAACCGTTTATTACATTGCTCCACAAGAATGGCTCTGGGGGAACGAGAAAGGGGTTAAGCATGTTTTATCCTCAGTCGATCTGGTGATCGCGATTTTTGAAACAGAATATGACAGGTTTCGGTCTTTTGGCAACAACGTTGTTTACTTTGGCCACCCATTGGTCGATATTGCTCATTCAACGGGGCCAAAGGCCGATCTTTTAAGTAAGCTCGGGCTGGCTGATCGTTCTGGGCCAATCGTTGCGATCTGTCCGGGGAGCCGGACACATGAACTTCGCGCTCTTCTTCCTGTTTTTTCTAGAACGGCCGGCTTATTAATGCGGTCTATCCCTGGCGTCAGCTTTATTCTCCCCCTCCCCTCTGCCAAGTTCCTATTCGAGATTGAGAAAGCTTTTGCCGGGCTGCCATGTAAATATTTAATTAATGACACCTATGATGCGCTCGCTGCATCTGACCTTGCCATTTGCGCATCCGGCACCATCAATCTTGAGGCGGCTCTTTTGTCGACGCCAAATATCATGGCGTACAAGCTCTCTCCTTTGACATTTTTTATTGGCAAATATTTGCTTAAGATCGATCAGAAGATAAAATACTTTAGTATGGTCAATATTTTGCTTGATAAGCCGGTCATCCCTGAGTTGATCATGTCGGGGCTTACCCCGGCTGATCTATCTCTTTCCTCTCTAGCCCTGCTCGATCATCCGCAAGCCAGGAAAGAAATGCTTGCTTCATTTTCTTTATTAAAAGAATCGCTGGGGTCTCCTGGTGTTATTTCCAGAATTGCCCGCTCGATCCTGGATCATTTCTCAAAATAG
- a CDS encoding alpha/beta hydrolase, with protein MTVGKARPKDNRRLSSPYYLHGEDLFLRRNGREVFVKKVSSAAGWIPEKGAVILAPGIACNGNLFRVTSDGECLTFDHATSFANLLASAGYQVYLWHYSSSQRIMERYVSRFCQESQRYDVKGCRVPSSLGFDQLMSDEMPMVLDLVCQNSGREEVAWIGFSMGGMLAYAYLACQADKRIDKLITIGSPVSFSTRLPKLISHANRISSTLGIKDRTVGARISERFVLLSGMLKYAPKKLLRLDPLVGFLYNPGNVSDGALESFFSKIVEPIPAGQEKSFSQFVRNGFSSLGGEVNYLEEMRRIKGLGVRTLFFYGQLDQLAVPNSVMLAHEVVSPANRRNLVEVKEAGHNDLVIGLNSPEAVWGPSLEWLES; from the coding sequence ATGACAGTCGGAAAGGCGCGCCCCAAGGATAACCGAAGGCTTTCTTCCCCATATTACCTGCATGGCGAGGACCTTTTTTTAAGACGGAACGGGCGTGAAGTGTTCGTGAAAAAGGTCTCATCCGCGGCCGGCTGGATACCAGAAAAAGGGGCGGTTATCCTTGCGCCGGGGATTGCCTGCAATGGCAATCTCTTCAGGGTGACAAGCGATGGAGAATGCCTGACCTTTGACCACGCGACATCTTTTGCCAATCTGCTGGCCAGTGCCGGATACCAGGTTTATCTTTGGCACTACAGTTCGTCGCAAAGGATCATGGAGCGCTATGTTTCCCGCTTTTGCCAGGAGAGCCAGCGCTATGATGTAAAGGGATGCCGGGTCCCGTCCTCTTTGGGTTTCGACCAGCTAATGAGCGATGAAATGCCGATGGTCCTCGACCTGGTTTGCCAAAACTCCGGCCGGGAAGAGGTGGCCTGGATCGGCTTCAGCATGGGAGGAATGCTTGCTTATGCCTATCTTGCCTGCCAGGCGGACAAAAGGATAGACAAATTAATTACGATCGGCAGTCCGGTCTCTTTTTCCACCAGGCTGCCAAAGCTGATCTCCCATGCCAACCGCATTTCCAGCACGCTAGGTATAAAGGACCGAACCGTTGGCGCGAGAATATCAGAGAGGTTTGTTTTATTAAGCGGCATGCTTAAGTACGCGCCAAAGAAGCTGTTAAGGCTCGACCCGTTGGTCGGCTTTCTGTACAACCCGGGGAACGTTTCCGACGGTGCCCTGGAATCCTTTTTCAGCAAGATAGTTGAACCGATCCCGGCCGGCCAGGAAAAGTCTTTCAGCCAGTTTGTCCGAAACGGGTTTTCCTCTCTTGGCGGAGAAGTTAATTACCTGGAAGAAATGCGGCGGATAAAAGGGTTGGGAGTTAGGACTCTTTTCTTTTATGGCCAGCTCGACCAGTTAGCTGTTCCTAACAGCGTCATGCTGGCGCACGAAGTGGTCTCGCCAGCTAACCGGCGCAATCTGGTCGAAGTTAAGGAGGCCGGACACAACGACCTGGTTATAGGGCTTAACTCGCCAGAAGCGGTCTGGGGCCCCTCCTTGGAATGGCTTGAATCATAA
- a CDS encoding flavin reductase family protein has protein sequence MKQSKAIWKPGTMLYPAPAVLVSCGDKKENYNIITIAWTGTVCSDPAMAFISIRPSRHSYQIIKRTGEFVINLATKKLAFATDFCGVKSGRETNKLFHLKLTAEKAEQVKAPLIAESPVNLECRVTDIRHLGSHDMFLAKVLAVHADNKLIDKKGALNLQSADLICYSHGHYYVLGKQLGKFGFSVKKRPRA, from the coding sequence ATGAAACAAAGCAAAGCGATCTGGAAACCAGGGACAATGCTTTATCCCGCACCGGCCGTTTTAGTCTCCTGCGGGGACAAAAAGGAAAATTATAATATCATTACTATCGCCTGGACCGGGACCGTTTGCAGCGATCCGGCTATGGCCTTTATTTCAATCCGGCCGTCACGCCACTCATACCAGATCATAAAAAGGACGGGCGAGTTTGTTATAAACCTGGCGACAAAAAAACTGGCGTTTGCCACCGATTTCTGCGGAGTAAAGTCCGGAAGAGAAACCAATAAACTCTTTCACCTTAAGCTAACCGCGGAAAAGGCCGAACAGGTCAAGGCCCCTTTGATCGCCGAAAGCCCGGTCAACCTCGAATGCCGGGTCACCGACATCCGTCATCTTGGCTCTCACGACATGTTCCTGGCCAAGGTTTTAGCGGTCCACGCTGACAATAAATTGATAGACAAAAAAGGCGCGCTCAACCTGCAGTCAGCCGACCTGATCTGCTACTCTCACGGACATTATTATGTGTTGGGAAAACAGCTGGGGAAGTTTGGCTTTTCCGTTAAAAAGCGTCCGCGCGCCTGA
- a CDS encoding AsmA family protein has product MKKAIKWFAIFLGGLLILLIIGTVALPFVFPLEKIKDFAAQKISESIHREVKISSVAFDLFSGIRLKGLTISDRPGFSGRSFVAAESIDLRYAFWPLFSRHFVVKELRLVKPVVFIVKSAGGQFNFSDLTQGSGGQKRPSSAKMPAKPPFDLFMTSFSITGGQVVYLDQATKSRNELKSFNLKISGFELALVRPIELQASATVVYNGKEIPLELGAKVGINLPKETIVVSSLAISVANESLTGSAAVSSWKLAPHLEVALLSNGIEIDPLLALVAGPATAPKKKASPGMLTASVNQAARSIPANVSLKGTIAASNIRFQGFKIDKINAALGLKQKVASLDLKELAVYNGSLSGRGTVNLNVPGLSYSVSSLKLSGFDSTRFINDLAVGMLASLPDSRDLVDKVYGKLDLDLSLSGAGVEAPALLNNLTANGSFSLNNGALKRLKTIDAIAEKIGASSLKQDLSLQSLSADFSLNKMVVRLKDLNLRDNDLNIKFNGGADLARQVFVEGNRLVLRASPSATRELSREYNLLRDKDNWLELTLELKGSLKKPIPFPILDKPIEAVVGKVKLKVEAKKVELENKAKEEATRLGAEAKAKAEEEKKRLAEEAKNQLKNLFNQ; this is encoded by the coding sequence ATGAAGAAAGCCATTAAATGGTTTGCTATTTTTCTGGGCGGCCTGTTAATTTTACTGATCATTGGAACCGTTGCTCTCCCGTTCGTCTTCCCGCTCGAAAAGATCAAAGATTTTGCCGCTCAAAAAATATCGGAATCCATTCACCGGGAAGTAAAGATCAGCTCGGTAGCCTTTGACCTTTTCTCCGGTATTCGTCTCAAAGGGCTGACGATCAGCGATCGCCCCGGTTTTTCAGGCCGATCATTTGTCGCCGCCGAGTCGATCGACCTCCGTTACGCGTTTTGGCCTCTCTTCTCCCGGCATTTTGTCGTCAAGGAATTACGACTGGTTAAGCCGGTAGTTTTTATTGTAAAGTCAGCTGGGGGCCAGTTCAACTTTTCCGATCTCACCCAGGGGAGCGGCGGGCAAAAACGCCCCTCTTCAGCAAAGATGCCGGCCAAGCCTCCTTTTGATCTTTTTATGACCAGTTTTTCCATCACCGGAGGACAAGTCGTTTATCTCGACCAGGCAACAAAGAGCCGAAACGAGCTTAAGTCTTTTAACCTGAAAATATCCGGTTTTGAACTGGCCCTGGTCCGCCCGATCGAGCTTCAGGCTTCGGCAACCGTAGTTTACAACGGAAAGGAGATCCCGTTGGAGCTTGGCGCCAAAGTGGGGATCAACTTGCCAAAAGAGACGATCGTTGTTTCTAGCCTGGCCATATCGGTCGCCAATGAGTCATTGACCGGATCTGCCGCCGTTTCTTCCTGGAAGCTGGCTCCACACCTTGAGGTGGCCCTCCTTTCCAATGGTATCGAGATCGACCCGCTTTTAGCCCTTGTTGCCGGACCGGCAACCGCTCCAAAGAAAAAAGCCTCGCCCGGCATGTTAACAGCCTCGGTCAATCAAGCGGCAAGATCGATCCCGGCCAATGTCAGCCTTAAAGGGACCATTGCCGCCAGCAACATCAGATTTCAAGGATTTAAGATCGACAAGATCAACGCTGCGCTCGGCTTGAAGCAAAAAGTTGCCTCTCTCGACCTGAAAGAGCTCGCGGTTTATAATGGGTCATTGTCAGGAAGGGGGACCGTAAACCTTAATGTCCCCGGGCTTTCTTACTCGGTCTCCAGCCTCAAACTTTCCGGTTTCGACTCAACCCGGTTTATTAACGATCTGGCTGTCGGCATGCTCGCCTCTCTCCCCGATAGCCGGGATTTAGTTGACAAGGTTTACGGAAAGCTTGATCTCGATCTTTCTCTTTCCGGTGCCGGGGTTGAGGCGCCCGCGTTGTTAAACAATTTGACCGCGAACGGCTCCTTCTCTTTAAATAATGGAGCCCTTAAGCGGCTAAAAACGATCGACGCGATCGCCGAAAAGATCGGGGCCTCGTCCCTCAAGCAGGATCTTTCTCTTCAAAGTTTGTCAGCTGACTTTTCCCTCAACAAAATGGTCGTTAGGCTGAAGGACCTTAACCTGCGAGACAACGATCTGAACATTAAGTTCAATGGAGGCGCTGATCTGGCGCGTCAGGTTTTTGTCGAGGGGAATCGCCTGGTCCTGCGGGCCTCGCCAAGCGCGACCAGGGAACTTTCCCGGGAATATAATCTTCTGCGCGACAAGGATAACTGGCTCGAGCTAACCCTTGAACTAAAAGGGAGCCTGAAAAAACCCATCCCTTTCCCGATTCTTGACAAACCAATTGAAGCAGTGGTCGGCAAAGTTAAATTGAAGGTCGAGGCAAAAAAAGTTGAACTGGAAAATAAAGCCAAAGAAGAAGCGACTCGGCTCGGGGCAGAGGCCAAGGCAAAAGCTGAAGAAGAAAAAAAGCGCCTGGCCGAAGAAGCCAAAAACCAGCTGAAAAACCTCTTTAATCAATAG
- the lpxC gene encoding UDP-3-O-acyl-N-acetylglucosamine deacetylase, translating to MFLSPGQSQDKQTTIARPFSLEGIGIHSGRPSRITVRPAAASAGIFFSNNGQTVQALIGNVSKTDRGTTLGKVAVVEHFLAAAYVLGVDNLAVDIEGEELPILDGSALPFVIALENAGFVALNEAKQPLILSKRLVVSAGEASIEALPFNGFKIDFMIKFKSLEEQSYSIIIDGNSFKEEIAPARTFGFAEEFDQLLARGLGQGASAENALILSKNGTQNVLRFDNEPVRHKILDLIGDLALLGRPIKGYFKANRAGHALNAQLVQAILSV from the coding sequence ATGTTCCTATCGCCAGGCCAGAGCCAAGATAAACAAACCACAATTGCCCGGCCATTTTCCCTTGAAGGGATCGGTATCCATTCGGGCCGCCCCTCCAGGATAACCGTTCGTCCGGCGGCTGCCTCTGCCGGGATCTTCTTTTCAAATAACGGTCAAACCGTTCAGGCGTTGATCGGCAACGTTTCCAAAACGGACAGAGGAACCACGCTCGGCAAGGTCGCCGTTGTTGAGCATTTCCTGGCCGCCGCCTATGTGCTTGGAGTTGACAATCTTGCCGTTGACATCGAAGGGGAAGAGCTCCCGATTCTTGATGGAAGCGCCCTCCCCTTCGTTATAGCGCTGGAAAATGCCGGGTTTGTGGCTTTAAATGAAGCCAAACAACCTCTCATTCTCTCAAAGCGCTTGGTCGTCTCAGCCGGAGAGGCCTCGATCGAAGCGCTTCCGTTCAATGGCTTTAAGATCGATTTCATGATAAAATTTAAATCCCTGGAAGAGCAGTCTTACAGTATTATTATTGACGGCAATTCTTTTAAAGAGGAGATCGCTCCCGCCAGAACCTTTGGTTTTGCCGAAGAATTCGATCAGTTGCTCGCGCGAGGGCTTGGTCAAGGCGCCTCGGCCGAAAATGCGTTGATCTTATCGAAAAATGGGACGCAAAACGTCCTTCGTTTTGATAATGAGCCGGTCCGACACAAAATCCTGGACCTGATCGGCGATCTGGCGCTATTAGGAAGGCCTATCAAGGGTTATTTCAAGGCAAACCGGGCAGGACATGCCCTTAACGCTCAACTGGTCCAGGCTATCCTGTCGGTTTAA
- the tuf gene encoding elongation factor Tu, with amino-acid sequence MAREKFERKKPHLNVGTIGHVDHGKTTLTSAITSVLANAGMAKAKKFDEIDSAPEEKARGITIAIAHVEYETEKRHYAHIDCPGHADYVKNMIVGAAQMDGAILVVSAADGPMPQTREHILLARQVNVPKIIVFLNKVDMVDDPELIDLVEVETRELLTKYNYPGNDIPFIRGSALKAMENCTKPKDAPEVKPIWDLMNALDTYLPDPERPLDQPFLMSVEDVFTITGRGTVGTGRIDRGRVKVGEEVEIVGLGSHKKTVVTGIEMFRKLLDEGIAGDNVGLLLRGIEKEELQRGMVLAKAGSIKPHKKFEAQVYVLTKEEGGRHTPFFNGYKPQFFVRTTDVTGEIKLPDKVEMVMPGDNITMTVELITDVAVEDGMRFAIREGGRTVGAGAVTKIIA; translated from the coding sequence ATGGCAAGAGAAAAGTTTGAGAGGAAAAAGCCCCATCTTAACGTAGGAACGATCGGTCACGTCGACCATGGAAAGACGACGCTAACGTCAGCCATCACCAGCGTCCTGGCTAATGCCGGCATGGCCAAGGCTAAAAAGTTTGACGAGATCGACTCCGCACCGGAGGAAAAAGCCCGCGGGATCACCATCGCGATCGCTCACGTCGAATATGAGACCGAAAAGCGCCATTACGCGCACATTGACTGCCCGGGACACGCCGATTACGTCAAAAACATGATCGTCGGCGCCGCTCAGATGGATGGCGCGATCCTGGTCGTTTCCGCGGCCGACGGCCCCATGCCCCAAACCCGAGAACACATTCTTCTGGCCCGTCAGGTTAACGTTCCAAAGATCATTGTTTTTCTGAACAAAGTTGACATGGTAGACGACCCCGAACTGATCGACCTAGTTGAGGTCGAAACCCGGGAATTGCTTACCAAATACAACTATCCTGGCAACGACATTCCCTTTATCCGCGGCTCTGCCTTGAAAGCCATGGAGAACTGCACCAAACCGAAAGACGCGCCAGAAGTTAAGCCTATCTGGGACCTGATGAACGCGCTTGACACTTACCTGCCGGATCCGGAGCGCCCGCTTGACCAGCCTTTCCTGATGTCAGTTGAAGACGTCTTTACCATTACGGGCCGCGGGACCGTCGGCACCGGCAGAATTGATCGCGGGCGGGTCAAGGTCGGGGAAGAAGTCGAGATCGTTGGTCTTGGCTCCCATAAAAAGACCGTCGTTACCGGAATTGAAATGTTCCGTAAACTGCTCGACGAAGGGATCGCCGGCGACAACGTGGGCCTTCTTTTGCGCGGCATTGAAAAGGAAGAGCTTCAGCGCGGAATGGTCCTGGCCAAGGCCGGGTCCATCAAGCCGCATAAAAAGTTCGAAGCCCAGGTTTACGTTTTGACCAAAGAAGAAGGAGGGCGGCATACCCCTTTCTTTAATGGTTATAAACCGCAGTTCTTTGTCCGCACCACCGACGTTACCGGAGAGATCAAACTGCCGGATAAAGTTGAAATGGTTATGCCTGGCGACAATATCACCATGACGGTTGAGCTGATCACCGACGTGGCGGTTGAAGACGGGATGCGCTTCGCGATCCGCGAAGGGGGCAGGACCGTCGGAGCAGGCGCGGTTACAAAAATTATTGCCTAA
- a CDS encoding VanW family protein: MKKLLVTLALLAAISVIITIVLVFYDYLRSTELFPYRTFIGRVDVSGLDQIQAYEKLESLRADDVYSAVVTFEAGKIRYTFQPGDLGIYINLKSSVQSAFTQLRKKGYVTSLKERLAKESMYFPVIVGVNDKQLLEVITDLYAKTLSTAKDASIILDENTGGYHIESDDPGRTLRIVETVKEFHSTLAKGSSVFPLIFNYETPKITETMLRAHPPAFRLAAYTTYYGRHDSPNRIHNIKLIASWLDGTMLLPGEIFTLGDKIGDFTPERGFKEAFVIYNGELVPMLGGGTCQIATTLFNTATLADLEVIQRSSHSFYFNIYPLGRDAAVYPPAVDLKFKNDTPYPILIKALATNKRLSFRIYGTPTGKKVDFSPVKVFLLNPGVGYRPASVAEVLAADRPFRTEIVRRVYNSSGMIIKEETLKSYYKLYGEKTNVPIARPEPR; encoded by the coding sequence TTGAAAAAGCTACTAGTTACCCTGGCGCTGCTAGCGGCTATTTCGGTAATCATTACCATTGTCCTTGTCTTTTATGATTACCTGCGCAGCACCGAGCTTTTTCCGTATCGGACTTTTATCGGCAGAGTAGATGTTTCCGGTCTTGATCAGATCCAGGCCTATGAAAAGCTTGAATCTTTAAGGGCCGATGATGTTTACTCTGCCGTTGTCACATTTGAGGCCGGTAAAATTCGCTACACCTTCCAACCTGGAGACCTGGGGATCTACATCAACCTAAAGAGCTCAGTTCAATCCGCGTTTACCCAGCTTCGCAAAAAAGGCTACGTTACCAGCCTTAAAGAACGCCTGGCTAAAGAATCGATGTACTTCCCTGTAATTGTCGGGGTGAACGATAAACAGCTGTTAGAGGTCATTACCGACCTGTACGCGAAAACCCTGTCGACAGCCAAAGACGCATCGATCATTCTTGATGAAAATACTGGCGGCTACCATATTGAAAGCGACGACCCCGGCCGGACCCTGCGCATCGTTGAGACGGTCAAGGAATTCCATTCGACCCTTGCTAAAGGAAGCTCCGTCTTCCCCTTGATCTTTAACTATGAAACACCAAAAATAACCGAAACAATGCTCCGGGCGCACCCCCCCGCCTTTCGTTTAGCCGCATATACTACGTATTATGGACGGCATGACTCCCCCAACCGGATCCATAATATCAAGCTTATCGCCTCCTGGCTTGATGGGACCATGCTCCTCCCTGGGGAGATTTTTACCCTTGGCGACAAGATTGGCGACTTTACCCCGGAGAGGGGATTTAAGGAAGCCTTTGTCATTTACAATGGGGAACTTGTTCCTATGCTCGGCGGAGGGACCTGCCAGATCGCCACAACCCTTTTCAACACTGCAACGCTGGCAGATCTTGAGGTCATACAAAGATCCAGCCATTCATTTTATTTTAATATCTATCCGCTGGGCCGGGACGCGGCAGTTTATCCTCCTGCCGTCGATCTAAAATTTAAAAACGACACCCCCTACCCTATCTTGATCAAAGCGCTGGCAACCAACAAACGCCTCTCCTTCAGAATTTACGGGACCCCAACCGGTAAAAAAGTCGATTTCTCTCCCGTTAAAGTCTTTTTGTTAAACCCTGGAGTTGGCTATCGGCCCGCTTCAGTTGCCGAGGTCCTGGCCGCGGACCGCCCTTTTCGGACAGAAATTGTCCGCCGGGTATATAATTCAAGCGGAATGATCATTAAAGAAGAAACGCTAAAAAGCTATTACAAGCTCTACGGAGAAAAAACCAATGTTCCTATCGCCAGGCCAGAGCCAAGATAA
- a CDS encoding DUF2892 domain-containing protein, producing the protein MDIKTNQSTFERFIRIFVGGLLLLLATYLPLHVFFVWLLLIVGVVLMLTGLSGYCPIIALIQKLAK; encoded by the coding sequence ATGGATATAAAAACGAACCAGTCAACGTTTGAGCGTTTCATCAGGATCTTTGTGGGCGGCTTGCTGCTGCTTCTTGCTACCTATCTGCCTCTCCATGTTTTTTTCGTCTGGTTGCTGTTGATTGTTGGGGTTGTTTTGATGTTGACCGGGCTCTCCGGATACTGCCCGATTATAGCCTTGATCCAAAAATTGGCCAAGTAA
- the lpxA gene encoding acyl-ACP--UDP-N-acetylglucosamine O-acyltransferase, with amino-acid sequence MVIDIKEIMNTIPHRFPFLLIDKVLELEEGKRAVALKNVTMNEAHFQGHFPGHPVMPGVLIIEAIAQVGVVMALRSAASAGKIVYFAGIDNVRFRKPVVPGDQLIFEVETVWIRGPLGKMKGRAKVNNEIVTEGEFMFSLVDTGEAKVHPTATVHPTAQIAKGVDIGPYSVIGPNVKIGEKTKVGAYCSIAGQTTIGRENVLYQGVTIGVPPQDFKYKGENNEVIIGDKNTIREFVTIHLPSGEGGKTIIGNDNFIMVHAHIPHNCRIGNQVVIGGYVGLAGHTEIGDQATIGGMAGIHQFVRVGRLAMIGAQSKVTQDIPPFMLVDGSPAQVRGINSIGLQRRGVPIDATSEIKKAFKLIYESGKNTAEAATEIKKRLRQLPEIKQILDFLETESKRGISKKTAIEEESEDLLLPDIPELGI; translated from the coding sequence ATGGTTATTGATATCAAAGAAATAATGAACACTATTCCCCACCGTTTTCCTTTTCTCCTGATCGACAAGGTTCTTGAGCTTGAAGAAGGCAAGCGGGCAGTCGCCCTTAAAAATGTCACAATGAACGAGGCTCATTTTCAGGGCCACTTTCCCGGACACCCGGTTATGCCAGGAGTTTTGATCATCGAAGCGATCGCCCAGGTCGGGGTCGTCATGGCGCTCCGCTCGGCCGCCTCTGCCGGCAAGATCGTCTATTTCGCCGGGATCGACAATGTACGTTTTCGCAAACCGGTTGTCCCCGGCGACCAGCTGATCTTTGAAGTTGAAACTGTTTGGATCCGGGGCCCTCTGGGAAAAATGAAGGGGAGGGCGAAGGTTAACAATGAGATTGTGACCGAAGGGGAATTTATGTTCTCCCTGGTTGATACCGGCGAAGCAAAGGTCCACCCCACAGCTACCGTCCACCCAACCGCCCAGATCGCCAAGGGGGTCGACATCGGGCCATATTCGGTCATTGGGCCCAATGTCAAGATCGGGGAAAAGACCAAGGTTGGGGCTTATTGCTCAATTGCCGGCCAAACGACCATCGGCAGGGAAAATGTCCTTTATCAGGGAGTGACCATCGGCGTGCCGCCTCAAGACTTTAAATATAAGGGCGAAAACAATGAGGTAATTATCGGAGACAAAAATACGATCCGTGAATTCGTTACCATCCATCTTCCGTCCGGCGAAGGGGGGAAGACCATCATTGGCAACGATAACTTTATCATGGTCCATGCCCATATCCCCCACAATTGCCGGATCGGCAACCAGGTTGTTATTGGAGGCTATGTCGGACTGGCCGGCCACACCGAGATCGGCGATCAGGCAACGATCGGCGGCATGGCTGGGATCCACCAATTTGTCAGGGTCGGCCGGCTGGCAATGATCGGAGCCCAATCCAAGGTTACCCAGGACATCCCGCCGTTTATGCTGGTTGATGGTAGCCCGGCTCAGGTTCGCGGGATCAACTCTATCGGCCTGCAGCGCCGCGGCGTTCCTATCGACGCTACCTCAGAGATCAAGAAGGCTTTTAAATTGATCTACGAGTCTGGGAAGAACACGGCCGAAGCAGCCACAGAGATCAAAAAACGGCTCCGCCAGTTGCCGGAGATCAAACAGATCCTTGATTTTCTGGAAACCGAAAGCAAGCGCGGGATCAGCAAAAAAACAGCCATTGAGGAAGAGTCCGAAGATTTGCTCCTTCCTGATATTCCAGAACTCGGCATATGA
- the maf gene encoding septum formation protein Maf yields the protein MTKIILASASPRRKELLKKIVPDFEVTISLVDEASVVGNSPEEFAEKAAIAKARTVAKKEKGALILGADTIVVLGDRVLGKPKDQAEATLMLQSLSGRSHRVITGFAVIDSDSMACSSGYETTIVRMKPVADILIADYVATGRPLDKAGAYGIQELEEGFIEKVDGDYDNVVGLPIARLAVIFKEMGALL from the coding sequence ATGACAAAAATCATTCTTGCCTCCGCTTCGCCGCGCCGCAAGGAGCTGCTAAAAAAGATCGTCCCGGATTTTGAGGTGACCATTAGCTTGGTGGACGAAGCCTCCGTTGTTGGAAATTCCCCCGAAGAGTTCGCCGAAAAGGCGGCTATCGCAAAGGCCAGGACGGTCGCGAAAAAAGAAAAAGGGGCGCTCATCCTCGGCGCAGATACGATCGTCGTGCTTGGCGACCGGGTCCTCGGCAAACCAAAAGATCAGGCCGAAGCGACCTTGATGCTGCAAAGCCTTTCCGGCCGGAGCCACCGAGTTATAACCGGTTTCGCGGTTATTGACTCGGACTCAATGGCTTGCAGCTCTGGGTACGAAACAACCATCGTTAGAATGAAGCCGGTCGCCGACATACTGATCGCCGACTATGTCGCCACCGGCCGGCCGCTCGATAAAGCCGGCGCCTATGGGATCCAGGAATTAGAAGAAGGGTTCATCGAAAAAGTTGACGGAGACTATGACAATGTTGTTGGTCTGCCTATCGCCAGGCTGGCGGTCATATTTAAAGAAATGGGGGCACTACTATGA